The Branchiostoma lanceolatum isolate klBraLanc5 chromosome 10, klBraLanc5.hap2, whole genome shotgun sequence genome has a window encoding:
- the LOC136443031 gene encoding uncharacterized protein: MCGFAKSCKTTFHRSCLFRAIAITVAVAALFGLGMVAAMHLTVTSKSRAESHTPFEEEGPVFSSTSFIWKTASFAKASAPEPLLKTDISHPLTGPEVTTVVTTVLPEVTTLLPEVTTVLNQFPTVERQESPTTRKEDECQVEPYMRFDCGWKGITPDQCRQRGCCFDDSTRGAIWCFERTKRDCPIGDYIRLNGVCYKSFAEPKTREEASETCAEDGGMLAMPKDSVTNNFLPKLARVVESRWMGVTDANSDRLWSFEDGQDLMSSDYSNWCPGEPKQKNGRGGCAGFWGSGSCWGEKDCEWREPFICQLKPGRASRQYTSLGCWRDSYRTRAIPTLEGTDPRLDGNYRRRQNPTKKCYQVALSRGFTVFAVQNGGWCAGSADGVNTYDKYGPSTACNKDGEGWGKANEVYQITR; the protein is encoded by the exons ATGTGTGGGTTTGCTAAAAGCTGCAAGACGACGTTTCACCGTTCCTGTCTTTTCCGTGCTATCGCCATCACTGTTGCAGTAGCAGCCTTGTTTGGATTAGGGATGGTCGCTGCCATGCACCTCACTGTAACATCGAAAAGCAGAGCAGAGAGCCACACG CCTTTTGAGGAGGAAGGCCCAGTCTTCTCATCTACTTCGTTCATATGGAAGACTGCATCGTTCGCCAAGGCGTCTGCACCCGAGCCACTTCTGAAAACGGACATCTCTCATCCATTGACTGGACCAGAGGTGACAACTGTGGTGACAACAGTTTTGCCGGAAGTGACGACTCTTTTGCCGGAAGTGACAACTGTGCTGAACCAGTTCCCGACGGTTGAAAGACAAGAATCTCCAACAACCAGGAAAG AAGATGAATGTCAAGTGGAGCCCTACATGCGGTTCGATTGTGGCTGGAAAGGCATCACTCCAGATCAGTGTCGTCAGCGAGGCTGCTGCTTTGATGATTCAACGCGTGGAGCGATATGGTGCTTTGAAAGGACGAAGAGGG ATTGTCCAATAGGAGACTACATTCGTCTCAATGGCGTTTGCTACAAGAGCTTTGCGGAGCCGAAGACGCGAGAGGAGGCTAGTGAGACGTGTGCTGAAGACGGGGGGATGTTAGCCATGCCGAAGGACAGTGTGACCAACAATTTTCTCCCCAAGCTAGCGAGAGTAGTCGAGAGTCGCTGGATGGGGGTGACTGACGCCAACAGCGATAGACTGTGGTCATTTGAGGACGGCCAAGACCTGATGTCATCCGACTATTCCAACTGGTGCCCTGGGGAACCGAAACAGAAGAACGGTCGCGGTGGCTGTGCCGGATTCTGGGGGTCTGGGTCCTGTTGGGGTGAAAAAGACTGCGAGTGGCGTGAGCCATTTATCTGTCAGCTAAAACCAG GACGCGCAAGCCGTCAGTACACCAGCCTGGGTTGCTGGAGGGACAGTTACCGCACACGGGCCATTCCGACACTCGAGGGGACAGATCCACGCCTAGATGGAAACTACCGTCGCCGTCAAAACCCTACCAAAAAGTGTTACCAGGTCGCACTTTCTCGTGGTTTTACCGTGTTTGCTGTACAAAATGGCGGCTGGTGTGCCGGGTCTGCTGATGGGGTCAACACCTACGACAAGTACGGACCCTCCACAGCCTGTAATAAGGACGGTGAGGGCTGGGGAAAGGCAAATGAGGTCTACCAGATTACACGTtag
- the LOC136443565 gene encoding uncharacterized protein: MPVEEARRLFNETVNDWDVQMLQVRSKEEAFKLLLLTENGELTDIKIKNIFQNFLPLQNAKMEILGERPASSAGEYYGTLLDFVGRKNQFTQEDVGRCIGVNVDYLSTMDFDMEAADMEFLMKQGVAAATAFLCEYIEQEKTPAAEGRPLITFVAEQS; this comes from the exons ATGCCCGTAGAAGAAGCAAGGCGGCTCTTCAATGAG ACGGTAAATGACTGGGATGTCCAGATGCTCCAAGTGCGATCAAAAGAAGAAGCCTTTAAGTTGCTGCTTCTGACTGAAAATGGAGAG CTGACCGACATAAAGATCAAAAACATCTTCCAGAACTTCTTGCCTCTCCAAAATGCCAAGATGGAAATTCTAGGCGAAAGACCGGCGTCGTCTGCCGGAGAGTACTATGGAACCTTGCTGGATTTCGTGGGAAGAAAGAATCAATTCACG CAAGAAGACGTGGGGCGATGTATCGGTGTGAACGTGGACTATCTCTCCACAATGGACTTCGACATGGAAGCTGCAGATATGGAGTTCCTTATGAAG caaggtgtcgctgctgcaacaGCCTTCCTTTGTGAGTACATCGAGCAGGAGAAAACTCCAGCAGCAGAAGGACGGCCACTCATAACTTTTGTCGCTGAACAATCATAG